AAAGGCCGGCAAGAGCAAGCGGGCGCTGGCCGCCGAATTGCACACCAAGGGTGTCGACAAGGACGTGATCGCCACGGCGCTGTCCGGGATCGATGCCGCTGCCGAACGGGACCGGGCAGAGGAGTTGGTGCGGGCCAAGCTGCGCCGGGAGACGCTGGACGGCGATGACGCGCGAGTGACCCGTCGGCTGGTCGGAATGTTGGCGCGCCGAGGCTACAGTCAGAACCTGGCGTGCGAGGTCGTCCTCGCCGAGCTGGCCGCCGAACGGGAGCGCCGCCGGGTCTAACTGGGCCGCCCCGAGGGCTGCGGCGAGCCATGACGCCACTCGTCAGGGACCCGGGTCGAGCCGACCAACGCCCGGGCGCGGTCCTTGCCGCTCGCGGAAAGGACACACTCCACGGATGTTTTACGGTCGTCGGCATCGACCACCCGCGCGCTCAGCCGGAGCGTCTCACCGATCGGCGTCGGACGCAGATAATCGACAGACAGCGACACGGTCGCGTGCCAGATCTCAGGGTCGCTGCCGATCTCGCGCTGCTCTCGGCGATAGGCGTGGGCGATGGCGGTGCACACGCCATGACAGTCCAGCAGGGTGGCGATGATCCCGCCGTTGAGGACGTGTCGAGGCCCCGCGGCGAACTCCGCTCGCGGAGTCCATTCGGCGACCGCGAGTTCCCCGTCCCAGTAGCTCTTCAGGTGTAAACCGGTCGGATTGTCGGCGCCGCACCCCCAGCAGTAGTTGTCCAGTATCTGGTCTTGGAAGGCCGCGGCTGTCACGGCTGCCTATTCTGCCCGGACGGCTGGTGAAGAACCATCGGAATAACCGGCCTCGCCGGCCACCACGATGCGGAAACCGCCATCCACCGAGTCTCGCTGCAGGAGATCTCGGTGGCGACGATTCCACTTCCCGTCGTAGGTCGCGCGCCGGCCCGTCGCCGGCGGGTCCGGCCCGTTGGATGCCGTCACCGTCCAATTCTCGCTGCCACGCCGTATCCCCGTACCATGGCCCCGTGACTTCGACGCTGGCAGCCCCGCGGACCTACCAGGTCCGCACCTATGGCTGCCAGATGAATGTCCACGACTCCGAGCGGCTGGCGGGTCTGCTGGAAGCGGCCGGCTACCAGCGGGCGGTCGAGGGTGCCGACGCCGACGTGGTCGTCTTCAACACCTGCGCCGTCCGCGAGAACGCCGACAACAAGCTCTACGGCAACCTCAGCCACCTGGCTCCGCGCAAGCGCGGCAATCCGGAGATGCAGATTGCGGTCGGGGGCTGCCTGGCCCAAAAAGACCGGGAAGCGTTGCTGCGCAAGGCGCCTTGGGTCGACGTCGTCTTCGGCACGCACAACATCGGATCGCTGCCCACGCTGCTCGAACGGGCCCGGCACAACAAGGTCGCCCAGGTGGAGATCGCCGAGTCGCTGCGGGAGTTCCCGTCGTCGCTGCCCAGCGCGCGCGAATCGGCTTACGCCGCTTGGGTTTCCGTCTCGGTCGGGTGCAACAACAGCTGCAGCTTCTGCATTGTCCCCTCGCTGCGCGGCAAAGAGGTCGACCGCAGCCCGGCCGACATCCTGGCCGAGGTGAGGGCGCTGGTGGACGACGGCGTCCTGGAAGTCACGCTTCTGGGCCAGAACGTCAACGCCTACGGGGTGTCGTTCGCCGACCCGGCGCTGCCCCGCGATCGCGGCGCCTTCGCACGGCTGCTGCGGGCCTGCGGGGACATCGATGGGCTGGAACGGGTGCGGTTCACCTCACCGCACCCGGCCGAATTCACCGACGACGTCATCGCGGCCATGGCGCAGACCCCCAACGTGTGCCCGGCCCTGCACATGCCCCTGCAGTCGGGCTCCGACCGGGTGCTGCGCGCGATGCGGCGCTCCTACCGCGCCGAGCGCTACCTCGGCATCATCGACCGCGTCCGCGCGGCCATGCCGCACGCCGCCATCACCACCGATCTGATCGTCGGGTTTCCCGGTGAAACCGAAGAGGACTTCGCCGCCACCCTCGACGTGGTGCGGCAGGCCCGGTTCGCGGCCGCGTTCACCTTCCAATACTCCAAGCGGCCCGGCACCCCGGCCGCCCAGCTCGACGGGCAGCTCCCCAAAGCCGTTGTGCAGGAACGCTATGAGCGGCTCGTCGAGCTGCAGGAGCAGATTTCGCTGGAGGGTAATCGCGCGCTGGTCGGGCAGACCGTGGAAGTGCTGGTCGCCGCCGGCGAGGGACGCAAGGACACCCGCACCGCGCGGATGACCGGGCGCGCCCGCGACGGCCGCCTGGTGCACTTCAGCGCCGAGGACCGGGTGCGCCCCGGAGACCTCGTCACCACGGTCGTCACCCAGGCCGCACCGCACCACCTCATCGCCGACGCCGGCATCCTCAGCCATCGCCGTACCCGCGCGGGAGACGCGCACGCCGCGGGGCAACGCCCGGGCGGCATCGGTCTCGGCATGC
This genomic interval from Mycobacterium sp. SMC-2 contains the following:
- a CDS encoding PaaI family thioesterase; its protein translation is MTAAAFQDQILDNYCWGCGADNPTGLHLKSYWDGELAVAEWTPRAEFAAGPRHVLNGGIIATLLDCHGVCTAIAHAYRREQREIGSDPEIWHATVSLSVDYLRPTPIGETLRLSARVVDADDRKTSVECVLSASGKDRARALVGSTRVPDEWRHGSPQPSGRPS
- the recX gene encoding recombination regulator RecX, encoding MTASCPPPSISEPAREEQARTLCLRLLTARARTRAELHGQLTKRGYPEEVSASVLDRLTAVGLIDDTDFAEQWVRSRRAKAGKSKRALAAELHTKGVDKDVIATALSGIDAAAERDRAEELVRAKLRRETLDGDDARVTRRLVGMLARRGYSQNLACEVVLAELAAERERRRV
- the miaB gene encoding tRNA (N6-isopentenyl adenosine(37)-C2)-methylthiotransferase MiaB encodes the protein MNVHDSERLAGLLEAAGYQRAVEGADADVVVFNTCAVRENADNKLYGNLSHLAPRKRGNPEMQIAVGGCLAQKDREALLRKAPWVDVVFGTHNIGSLPTLLERARHNKVAQVEIAESLREFPSSLPSARESAYAAWVSVSVGCNNSCSFCIVPSLRGKEVDRSPADILAEVRALVDDGVLEVTLLGQNVNAYGVSFADPALPRDRGAFARLLRACGDIDGLERVRFTSPHPAEFTDDVIAAMAQTPNVCPALHMPLQSGSDRVLRAMRRSYRAERYLGIIDRVRAAMPHAAITTDLIVGFPGETEEDFAATLDVVRQARFAAAFTFQYSKRPGTPAAQLDGQLPKAVVQERYERLVELQEQISLEGNRALVGQTVEVLVAAGEGRKDTRTARMTGRARDGRLVHFSAEDRVRPGDLVTTVVTQAAPHHLIADAGILSHRRTRAGDAHAAGQRPGGIGLGMPAVRPPTDPTQATEPLGCAR